One genomic region from bacterium encodes:
- a CDS encoding CotH kinase family protein yields the protein MRSVSSLLLCTLLLLPALSFSQADDSWKVYEDSSLARIEITIAPADLSWILTHADSDSEFLAAMRFQNRYIDERVDSIGFRLRGNTSREAAKKSFKVSFNTFVRGRQFHGLDKLNLNGEHNDPGIIRSKLCFDLYRDIGRIASRASHARLYINGRYYGLYISVEHIDDEFLAKRFSDDSGTLWKCLYPADLTYKGSDARLYQDLSSGGRPVYEPTTNEERGDFQLLARLIRVLNLTSAAALPDSIEMLLDVPGVLQYFAINTLVGSWDDYRSLMNNYYLYYEPSADRFTLIPYDYDNTFGVDWFGLDWSMADPYNFPKVAAGKRPLADRLLAYGPWRDLFTHFLHFYGTHVFSPAHQEARIDRLQALIRTAALEDSFRTLDYHFTADDFTESFSAGHYSNQHVKFGLKEFISRRSACLPAQLNYSGAGPIVYRVELDPARPAAGDSIRVHAACFASAGIATVALLFTPDGSATLTAYPMQRRPVSGTTRVEEADRWSGLLPPLAAGAGGSLRIKILDSLEVERFFPRGRPVLLQASGGEERRVCLNEFLADNSRSAADPAGEYDDWIELYNPGPDAQPLDGLYLSDKRDKLTKWRINQSGLVLAPGAYLVIWCDEQPEQGSLHANFKLSAGGEFIALTGRDGVTILDSLSFGPQTRDIARGRWPDGSGSWQSLTPSPGSFNQAPLAVRRQEELPRGFSVQAWPNPFNAQTRIRFALSQAGRVTLQLYNIIGQRVRLLLDEQMDGGPHALILNTRDLPAGVYFCQLQADQLSATLKLLVIN from the coding sequence ATGCGCAGTGTATCATCCCTTCTCCTCTGTACCCTTCTCCTGCTGCCCGCCCTGTCTTTCAGCCAGGCCGATGACAGCTGGAAGGTCTATGAGGACAGCAGCCTGGCGCGCATCGAGATCACGATTGCACCCGCCGACCTTTCCTGGATCCTGACCCATGCCGACAGTGACAGCGAATTTCTGGCCGCCATGCGTTTTCAGAACCGATATATCGATGAGCGCGTCGATTCGATCGGCTTCAGGCTTCGCGGCAATACGTCGAGGGAAGCGGCCAAGAAATCCTTCAAGGTTTCTTTCAACACCTTTGTCCGCGGCCGGCAGTTCCACGGTCTCGATAAGCTCAATTTGAATGGCGAGCACAACGATCCCGGGATAATCCGCAGCAAACTCTGCTTCGACCTCTATCGGGATATCGGCCGGATCGCTTCGCGGGCCAGCCATGCCCGGCTTTATATCAACGGCCGTTATTACGGCCTCTATATTTCGGTCGAGCATATCGATGACGAGTTTCTGGCCAAACGCTTCAGCGACGACAGCGGCACGCTGTGGAAATGCCTCTATCCGGCGGACCTGACCTACAAGGGAAGCGATGCCCGGCTCTACCAGGATCTGTCCAGTGGCGGGCGCCCGGTCTACGAACCGACAACCAACGAAGAGCGCGGCGATTTTCAGCTACTTGCCCGTCTCATCCGTGTCCTCAACCTGACCTCCGCCGCAGCTCTACCGGATTCCATCGAAATGCTCCTCGATGTGCCGGGAGTGCTGCAGTACTTCGCCATCAATACTCTGGTGGGCAGTTGGGATGATTACCGCTCCCTGATGAATAATTACTACCTCTACTATGAGCCGTCAGCCGACCGCTTTACCCTGATTCCCTATGACTATGACAACACCTTCGGCGTCGACTGGTTCGGTTTGGACTGGTCGATGGCGGATCCCTATAACTTTCCAAAGGTCGCGGCTGGAAAACGCCCCCTGGCCGACAGGCTCCTGGCCTACGGCCCCTGGCGCGACCTGTTCACCCATTTCCTCCATTTCTACGGTACCCATGTTTTTAGCCCGGCGCACCAGGAGGCGCGGATCGACCGGCTGCAGGCCCTGATCAGGACCGCCGCCCTGGAAGATTCTTTTCGCACTCTGGACTACCATTTTACCGCAGACGACTTTACCGAATCCTTCTCCGCGGGCCATTACAGTAACCAACATGTCAAGTTTGGTTTAAAAGAGTTCATTAGCCGCCGTAGTGCCTGCCTGCCCGCTCAGTTGAATTATTCAGGAGCCGGGCCTATCGTCTATCGCGTCGAGCTCGATCCGGCGCGGCCGGCGGCGGGGGATTCCATTCGTGTCCATGCTGCCTGTTTTGCCAGCGCCGGCATCGCCACTGTGGCCCTGCTCTTCACGCCCGATGGATCGGCAACGCTCACGGCTTACCCCATGCAACGCCGGCCGGTCAGCGGCACGACAAGAGTAGAGGAGGCCGACCGCTGGAGCGGCCTCCTGCCGCCCCTGGCAGCTGGAGCAGGGGGCTCGCTGCGGATCAAGATCCTGGATTCTCTAGAAGTGGAGCGGTTCTTTCCCCGTGGCCGCCCAGTCCTCTTGCAGGCCTCTGGCGGTGAAGAGCGCAGGGTATGCCTCAACGAGTTTTTGGCCGACAACAGCCGCTCTGCAGCCGACCCCGCTGGTGAATACGATGACTGGATCGAGTTGTACAATCCGGGACCGGACGCGCAGCCCCTGGACGGGCTCTACCTGAGCGACAAAAGGGACAAGCTGACCAAGTGGCGCATCAACCAGAGTGGTCTGGTGCTTGCGCCGGGAGCATACCTGGTGATCTGGTGTGATGAACAGCCGGAGCAGGGCAGCCTGCATGCCAATTTCAAGCTGAGCGCCGGCGGCGAGTTCATCGCCCTCACCGGCCGTGACGGCGTGACGATCCTGGATTCGCTCAGTTTCGGACCGCAGACCAGGGACATCGCTCGCGGCCGCTGGCCGGATGGCAGCGGCAGCTGGCAGAGCTTGACGCCCTCACCCGGATCGTTCAATCAGGCGCCCCTCGCGGTCCGCCGGCAGGAAGAGCTGCCCCGTGGTTTTTCTGTGCAGGCCTGGCCCAATCCCTTCAACGCACAAACCCGCATCCGGTTCGCGCTGTCGCAGGCCGGCCGGGTCACCCTGCAGCTCTATAATATCATCGGCCAGAGGGTTAGGCTCCTGCTGGACGAGCAGATGGACGGCGGCCCCCACGCGCTCATTCTCAACACGAGGGACCTGCCTGCTGGCGTCTACTTTTGCCAACTGCAGGCGGATCAGCTCAGCGCAACCCTCAAGCTACTCGTGATAAACTAA
- a CDS encoding sigma-70 family RNA polymerase sigma factor, protein MRATDLTSDADLIRAWQQGDADAFDQLLQRYQRPLFAYLLRLVQERNAAQDLFQETFLRVIRALPGYQERARFGSWIFGIAHHLAIDHHRKSKWSRQARRFSIQRLLLRSRN, encoded by the coding sequence ATGAGAGCTACCGACCTGACATCTGATGCCGACCTGATCCGCGCCTGGCAGCAGGGTGACGCCGATGCATTCGATCAGCTGCTGCAGCGCTATCAGAGGCCGCTCTTCGCTTACCTGCTGCGGCTGGTTCAGGAGCGGAATGCTGCGCAAGACTTGTTTCAGGAGACCTTTCTCCGGGTGATTCGGGCTCTGCCTGGGTATCAGGAACGCGCCCGCTTCGGCAGCTGGATCTTCGGCATCGCCCATCACCTGGCCATCGACCATCACCGGAAAAGCAAATGGAGCCGCCAAGCCAGGCGCTTCAGTATCCAGCGGCTGTTATTGAGGAGTCGCAACTGA
- a CDS encoding radical SAM protein yields MVHRATNWQLLRAVLSTPQIALARPSVNYFLYRYLKKFRILDIDGNLVIHSHLPPLNSRAYARFVKEHLLAKIPGPSHAQIGVTSACPQHCAYCYNKDRSGRPLNQEAILRTIRELQELGVFWLGLTGGEPLLNRDLTCIVEYASRNCAVKLFTTGCTLTPPLARDLHNAGLFSVAVSLDSCREEEHDRARGCKGAYRAALRAIELFLSIPGMHVSVSAVLPPGLLLLETAEQFLEFLRGLGIHEAWLSEAKPAVAACQKEELIITSEQRAMLMTLQDRCNREGGMTVNYLGHFEDGSHFGCSAGKKMVYVDAFGEVSPCVFIPMTFGNVQRTPLREIYSRMAAHFPGEKSCFINRNYHTLQTFRPAGSPVIDAEATRVMDEITFGPQARFFELQYH; encoded by the coding sequence ATGGTCCACCGAGCCACTAACTGGCAACTCCTTCGCGCCGTCCTGTCCACACCCCAGATCGCCCTGGCCAGGCCGTCGGTCAATTATTTTTTGTACCGCTACCTGAAAAAATTCCGGATACTCGATATCGACGGCAACCTAGTCATCCACTCCCATTTGCCCCCGCTGAACAGCCGCGCCTATGCGCGTTTCGTCAAGGAACATCTTCTTGCCAAAATCCCAGGGCCGTCACACGCCCAGATCGGCGTTACCAGCGCCTGTCCGCAACACTGCGCCTACTGCTACAACAAGGACCGCAGCGGCCGTCCCTTGAACCAGGAGGCTATCCTCCGGACCATCCGGGAGCTGCAGGAACTCGGGGTCTTCTGGCTGGGTCTGACCGGCGGTGAGCCGCTTCTGAACCGCGACCTCACCTGTATCGTCGAGTATGCCAGCCGCAACTGCGCCGTCAAACTCTTCACCACCGGCTGCACCTTGACACCGCCGCTGGCCCGTGATCTGCACAATGCCGGACTCTTCTCGGTCGCCGTCAGCCTCGACTCCTGCCGCGAGGAGGAGCACGATCGGGCGCGCGGCTGCAAAGGGGCTTACCGCGCCGCTCTCCGGGCGATCGAGCTTTTTTTAAGCATCCCCGGGATGCATGTCAGCGTCTCCGCTGTGCTGCCGCCAGGACTGCTGCTGCTCGAAACCGCCGAGCAGTTTCTCGAATTTCTTCGCGGCCTCGGCATCCATGAGGCATGGCTGAGTGAGGCCAAACCTGCGGTCGCGGCCTGCCAGAAAGAGGAGCTCATCATCACCTCCGAGCAGCGCGCCATGCTGATGACACTGCAGGACCGTTGCAATCGCGAGGGCGGAATGACCGTCAACTATCTCGGCCATTTCGAGGACGGATCTCATTTCGGCTGCTCGGCGGGGAAAAAGATGGTCTATGTCGATGCCTTCGGCGAAGTCAGCCCCTGCGTTTTCATCCCCATGACCTTTGGTAATGTGCAGCGCACCCCATTGCGGGAAATCTACTCCAGGATGGCAGCGCATTTCCCCGGGGAAAAGAGCTGCTTCATCAACCGCAATTATCACACTTTGCAGACCTTCCGGCCCGCCGGATCCCCAGTCATTGATGCGGAAGCCACGCGCGTGATGGATGAGATCACCTTCGGGCCGCAGGCCAGGTTTTTCGAACTGCAATACCATTGA
- a CDS encoding FAD-dependent oxidoreductase codes for MRPRKQAIVVGTGAGGAAAAQELQRAFAVTILEAGKAFRPFGWNPGLIEKLKKTGLFLDEREIQLLFPAMRIHKTAERMILVNGIGLGGTTTLATGNGIRCDGALKALGIDLTPEFAALEREIPISTAHQNSWRPATRRLFDICSEMGLDPTPLPKMGVYSQCFHCGRCVFGCPHGVKWDSRRLLAAAIEKGAELKTGCRVERVVIEKGQAVGVQYRRGWRRETRQADLVVLAAGGLGTPVILENSGIACEPRLFVDPVLCVAGRWPGALQNKEIEMPFVVQRPGYILSPYFDYLSFFFNRSWRYPAKDTLAMMIKLADSEEGAVSAAGIDKRLTTQDRARLQEGVQLCREMLQRFGVAEAEIILGTLNAGHPGGMLPLTADAAATLHPSRLPQNLYVADATLFPRSLGNPPILTIMALARRVSAQCLAQQAGPV; via the coding sequence ATGAGACCCAGAAAACAAGCCATCGTCGTCGGCACCGGCGCCGGGGGGGCTGCCGCAGCCCAAGAGCTGCAGCGAGCCTTTGCGGTCACGATCCTGGAAGCCGGCAAGGCCTTCCGCCCCTTCGGCTGGAATCCCGGCCTGATAGAAAAACTGAAAAAGACCGGGCTCTTCCTCGATGAACGGGAGATCCAGCTGCTCTTTCCGGCGATGCGAATCCACAAGACCGCGGAACGGATGATTCTGGTCAACGGCATCGGCCTGGGGGGTACAACCACGCTGGCCACGGGCAACGGCATCCGCTGTGATGGCGCCCTCAAAGCCCTCGGCATCGACCTCACGCCCGAATTCGCAGCACTCGAGCGGGAGATCCCCATCTCGACGGCGCACCAGAACAGCTGGCGGCCGGCGACACGACGCCTTTTCGATATTTGCAGCGAGATGGGGCTGGATCCCACACCGCTGCCCAAGATGGGAGTGTACAGCCAGTGTTTCCACTGCGGCCGCTGTGTTTTCGGCTGTCCGCATGGTGTTAAATGGGACAGCCGCCGCCTGCTCGCAGCCGCCATAGAGAAAGGAGCAGAGCTAAAAACAGGCTGTCGGGTCGAACGCGTGGTCATCGAAAAGGGACAGGCTGTGGGTGTCCAGTACCGGCGCGGCTGGCGCCGGGAGACCCGCCAGGCCGACTTGGTCGTGCTCGCGGCGGGAGGATTGGGGACGCCGGTCATCCTCGAGAATTCCGGCATCGCCTGTGAGCCCCGCCTCTTTGTCGATCCTGTCCTCTGCGTCGCAGGGCGTTGGCCCGGCGCCCTGCAGAACAAGGAAATTGAGATGCCCTTCGTTGTCCAGCGCCCGGGCTATATCCTCTCCCCCTATTTCGATTACCTCAGTTTCTTCTTCAACCGCAGCTGGCGCTACCCGGCCAAGGACACCCTGGCGATGATGATAAAGCTGGCCGACAGCGAGGAGGGTGCGGTTTCAGCGGCAGGCATCGACAAGAGGTTGACAACACAGGACAGGGCGCGTCTGCAGGAGGGCGTTCAGCTCTGCCGGGAGATGCTGCAGCGGTTCGGCGTGGCGGAGGCAGAGATCATTCTCGGCACCCTCAACGCCGGCCATCCCGGCGGAATGCTGCCGTTGACCGCTGACGCTGCGGCAACCCTGCATCCCTCCCGGCTGCCACAAAATCTTTATGTGGCCGATGCAACCCTCTTCCCCCGCTCGCTCGGCAATCCCCCGATTCTCACCATCATGGCCCTGGCCCGGCGCGTCAGCGCGCAGTGTCTTGCACAGCAGGCCGGCCCCGTCTGA